One genomic region from Lycorma delicatula isolate Av1 chromosome 1, ASM4794821v1, whole genome shotgun sequence encodes:
- the PIG-B gene encoding phosphatidylinositol glycan anchor biosynthesis class B: MSLSKLLLIMIALRVIYMFIVRSYFVPDEYWQSLEIAHKTVFGYGYVTWEWKEEIRSFFYPSCFTVLYKVLEILHLDYVGLLITLPRLIHIILSSVADVYFWLWLKTMLNKTAVINRKKLYWTYGMWIMCLFVNFCSSRTLTNTAELNFSTIALYYYPWNVKFCQKKQMFIWFVGLACLIRPTAAIQWLPLCIYNIVSNPNPFRYVCTVYLNVICKIALFSILIDLLFYKKLVLTPLNFILYNGQYNVGMHYGIHSWFWYIIIGIPVMLGPVFIFFYFIVFRISKFAGFCFYKYIFRSDVTGRETFSKIDILLCFTVIWTIFWYSVVPHKEFRFILPLAPVMFYLSSICLDLQPTKHRFYKILFVSLTLGTVIINVVGLVYLGLWHQVGPLSVISKLAIIAKENPKESNFLFLMPCHSTPLYSHIHVNVTTRILTCEPNLKNEPNYKDESDIFFDAPVKWLDEYFSTKDNCTIPSHIIFFSNLKPVIKSFLSHYKYSESDIFFNAHITQGRQSQFIEIFFTNKPTGCFT; the protein is encoded by the coding sequence atgaGTCTTTCAAAGTTGTTATTGATAATGATTGCACTGCGTGTGATATACATGTTTATTGTGAGATCTTACTTCGTGCCTGATGAATATTGGCAGTCTTTAGAAATTGCTCACAAAACTGTGTTTGGTTATGGTTATGTTACATGGGAATGGAAAGAAGAAATTCGAAGTTTTTTTTATCCGTCCTGTTTTACAGTGTTATACAAAGTTCTTGAAATTTTACACTTGGATTATGTTGGTCTTTTAATAACACTACCAAGATTAATTCACATTATTTTATCTTCAGTCGCTGATGTGTATTTTTGGCTGTGGTTGAAAACCATGCTGAATAAAACTGCAGTCATAAATAGGAAAAAACTATATTGGACTTATGGAATGTGGATAatgtgtttatttgttaatttttgttcctCTCGTACATTAACGAACACTGCTGAATTAAACTTTTCTACAATAGCGTTATATTATTATCCTTGGAATGTTAAATTCTGTCAGAAGAAACAAATGTTTATTTGGTTTGTAGGTCTTGCGTGCCTTATACGACCTACTGCAGCTATTCAGTGGTTACCACTGtgcatttataatattgtatctaATCCAAATCCTTTTAGATATGTTTGTACTGTTTATcttaatgtaatttgtaaaattgcacttttttcaattttaattgatctgttgttttataaaaaactagTTTTGACTCCACTTAATTTCATACTGTATAATGGTCAGTATAATGTTGGAATGCATTATGGTATCCATTCATGGTTTTGGTATATTATCATTGGAATTCCAGTCATGTTAGgtccagttttcatttttttttattttattgtttttagaataagtaaatttgccggtttttgtttttataaatatatttttagatcagATGTAACTGGTAGAGAAACTTTCAGTAAAATAGACATCCTTTTATGTTTTACTGTTATATGGACAATCTTCTGGTACAGTGTGGTACCACATAAAGAGTTCAGGTTCATATTGCCACTTGCACCAGTTATGTTTTATCTGTCAAGTATATGTTTGGATTTACAACCCACAAAAcatagattttacaaaattttatttgtttcacttaCTTTAGGCACAGTTATAATAAATGTTGTAGGCCTTGTATACTTGGGTCTTTGGCATCAAGTAGGACCATTAAGTGTGATCTCAAAACTTGCTATTATTGCTAAAGAAAATCCTAAAGAATCTAATTTCTTGTTCCTAATGCCTTGTCATTCAACACCTTTATATAGTCATATTCATGTTAATGTAACAACCAGGATATTAACTTgtgaaccaaatttaaaaaatgaacctaATTACAAAGATGaatctgatatattttttgaTGCTCCTGTAAAATGGTTGgatgaatatttttcaacaaaagatAATTGTACCATTCCATCacacataatatttttctcaaatttaaaacctgttattaaaagttttttaagtcaTTATAAGTATAGTGAAtcagacatattttttaatgctcaTATTACTCAAGGACGTCAAAGtcagtttattgaaatattttttacaaacaaaccTACTGGTTGttttacttaa